From Myxosarcina sp. GI1, the proteins below share one genomic window:
- a CDS encoding ferrochelatase yields the protein MSHQSISESHNHNEAVSNNKDRVAVLLMGYGEVESYKDFANYNEQALNLLTAKFAPVPTWIYPAIAKLLAIFDLHEWSHQHGNFISPHNKIFEQQREGIESKLKETWGDRVKVFKAFNFCAPYLPEQVLAEIKAEGFDKILIYPLLVVDSIFTSGIAVEQVNKALAQQAEGEEHWLKNSRYIPSFYNRSDYIKLLAQMVEEKIEAELAQGHLASQIGIVLMNHGCPHKAKGFTSGIDESQALYELVREELIAKYPLISVGWLNHDTPLIEWTQPNVKLAAQNLIDLGATSIIMMPIGFATENHETLLDVDHIIHHLQHRNSQVTFIRMPCVNDRPEFLDMAAQWANPQIEALLSETGVAVNPNLGQAQAAHSHHHNHHH from the coding sequence ATTTCACACCAATCTATTTCAGAAAGTCACAACCATAACGAAGCAGTTTCTAATAATAAAGATAGAGTTGCGGTTTTGCTAATGGGTTATGGTGAAGTAGAGAGCTACAAAGACTTTGCCAACTACAACGAACAAGCTTTAAATCTACTCACAGCTAAATTCGCTCCCGTACCCACTTGGATTTATCCAGCGATCGCCAAACTTTTAGCGATTTTCGATTTACACGAATGGAGTCACCAGCACGGTAATTTTATTTCTCCTCATAATAAAATTTTCGAGCAGCAAAGAGAGGGAATCGAATCTAAACTAAAAGAAACCTGGGGAGATAGAGTAAAAGTATTCAAAGCGTTTAACTTTTGCGCTCCTTATTTACCAGAACAGGTTTTAGCCGAGATTAAAGCTGAAGGATTTGACAAAATCTTAATTTATCCTTTGTTGGTTGTCGATTCAATTTTTACCAGCGGCATCGCTGTCGAACAGGTAAACAAAGCTTTAGCGCAGCAGGCTGAAGGAGAAGAACACTGGCTAAAAAACAGTCGCTATATTCCTTCTTTTTACAATCGCTCTGACTACATCAAGCTACTGGCACAGATGGTAGAAGAGAAGATCGAAGCCGAACTAGCACAGGGACATTTAGCTTCTCAAATTGGTATTGTGTTAATGAATCATGGCTGTCCCCACAAAGCCAAAGGTTTTACCTCTGGCATCGATGAAAGTCAGGCTTTATACGAGTTAGTAAGAGAAGAATTAATTGCCAAGTATCCTTTAATTTCCGTCGGTTGGCTCAATCACGATACGCCTTTAATTGAGTGGACACAGCCTAACGTCAAGCTAGCGGCACAAAACTTGATTGACTTGGGTGCTACCTCTATTATTATGATGCCGATTGGTTTTGCTACCGAAAACCACGAAACTCTACTCGATGTAGACCATATCATTCACCATCTACAGCATCGTAATTCTCAAGTAACTTTTATTCGGATGCCTTGTGTTAACGATCGCCCCGAATTTTTAGACATGGCAGCGCAATGGGCAAACCCACAAATAGAAGCTTTGTTGTCTGAAACTGGAGTTGCGGTGAATCCTAACTTAGGTCAAGCGCAAGCCGCTCATTCTCACCATCATAACCATCACCATTGA
- a CDS encoding FkbM family methyltransferase: MLKQLAVSTAKLIPIGMLASIARSTTESPASRIARSALRNRDLTINEGVARGLKFNSGESSTEFVLGTYELPIQKAFANRLKPGDVFYDIGANVGFFTIVAAKLVGKSGKVYAFEPGTKNAAQVRHNAQMNDFSQVEVIEKAVSHTSGTGKLLLAQYSGGHALSTADAPPDLAGSMEVDLIAIDDLVSQGKIAPPTVIKLDVEGAEVDALKGMTQTIQNHKPIIVYEVDDGKVEAFRQKNQEIEALIKSMGYKIEPLADSYQTIDWHVGHAIATPQ, encoded by the coding sequence ATGCTCAAACAACTAGCGGTTAGTACGGCAAAACTTATACCAATTGGAATGCTTGCCTCTATAGCTCGGTCTACAACAGAGTCACCAGCTTCTCGCATCGCTCGATCGGCGTTGAGAAATCGCGATTTGACTATTAATGAAGGTGTTGCTAGAGGACTTAAGTTTAACTCTGGAGAATCCAGCACTGAATTTGTTCTGGGGACTTACGAACTGCCAATTCAGAAAGCTTTTGCCAATCGCCTCAAGCCTGGAGATGTTTTTTACGATATTGGTGCCAATGTCGGCTTTTTTACCATTGTTGCCGCTAAACTGGTAGGCAAATCGGGTAAGGTATATGCTTTTGAGCCTGGAACTAAAAATGCGGCGCAAGTACGACACAACGCCCAGATGAATGACTTTTCTCAGGTAGAAGTAATCGAAAAAGCAGTTTCTCATACTAGCGGTACGGGTAAACTATTGCTGGCTCAATATTCTGGCGGACACGCTCTGTCTACAGCCGATGCACCTCCAGATTTGGCGGGTTCGATGGAAGTAGATTTAATAGCAATTGACGATCTGGTAAGTCAGGGTAAAATTGCACCGCCAACGGTTATCAAGCTAGACGTAGAAGGTGCCGAGGTAGACGCACTCAAAGGCATGACTCAGACGATTCAAAACCACAAACCGATAATTGTGTATGAAGTAGATGACGGTAAAGTCGAAGCGTTCCGACAAAAAAATCAAGAAATTGAAGCTTTGATAAAATCTATGGGCTATAAAATCGAGCCGCTGGCAGACTCCTACCAGACCATCGACTGGCACGTAGGACATGCGATCGCTACTCCTCAATAG
- a CDS encoding PIG-L deacetylase family protein: MNQPSLQIRLRNYYRSRLPKVMMELTQERLTSSAIVFSPHQDDETLGCGGTILQTKQAGGTVKIAFMTDGSGSHSHLMPESKLVSLRQQEALAAAKVLGLQTEDVFFLGFKDGELTQQRERAISKVREILQQERPTAVYIPYFRETHPDHFGTNQIVTAALKEYEEKVTVYEYPVWYWHHWPWTRITGGRQEKISLSKIALKAWLGWQIFREFDCYVKIDRVKKRKRDALMQHRTQVERLVDDPNWGILSDVSDGEWLDCFFQPYEIFRSFVY, translated from the coding sequence ATGAACCAACCATCTCTTCAAATTCGATTGCGAAACTATTATCGTTCGCGTCTGCCGAAAGTAATGATGGAGTTAACCCAGGAGCGTTTGACAAGTTCGGCTATAGTCTTTTCGCCCCATCAAGACGATGAAACTTTAGGTTGCGGCGGCACTATTTTACAAACAAAGCAAGCAGGCGGAACGGTTAAAATTGCTTTTATGACTGACGGTAGCGGTTCTCATTCTCATTTAATGCCAGAATCTAAATTGGTGTCTTTACGCCAGCAAGAGGCTTTGGCAGCAGCTAAAGTTTTAGGACTGCAAACTGAAGACGTGTTTTTTCTCGGCTTTAAAGATGGAGAACTTACTCAGCAACGGGAAAGAGCGATCTCTAAAGTTAGAGAAATTTTACAGCAGGAAAGACCAACCGCAGTTTATATTCCCTATTTTCGGGAAACTCATCCCGATCACTTCGGGACAAATCAAATAGTCACCGCTGCTTTAAAAGAGTATGAGGAAAAAGTAACTGTATATGAGTATCCAGTTTGGTATTGGCATCACTGGCCCTGGACTAGAATTACAGGCGGTCGCCAGGAAAAAATTTCGTTATCTAAAATCGCGCTCAAAGCTTGGCTGGGATGGCAGATATTTAGAGAATTTGACTGCTATGTCAAAATTGACCGAGTAAAAAAACGCAAACGCGATGCTTTGATGCAGCACCGCACTCAGGTAGAGCGCTTGGTAGACGATCCTAATTGGGGCATACTATCAGACGTATCTGATGGTGAGTGGCTGGACTGTTTTTTTCAACCATACGAAATCTTTCGTAGTTTTGTATATTAA
- a CDS encoding glycosyltransferase family 4 protein: protein MMKIAFINQPWTLAIPPQGSDSTGIWTEQICRCLKRDAEVFFFGLKNKDIERFLTCHNGIYYCGISSLPDKLFKVFRVLEKKLKLNSHLPYFASPLFALGYILQVALEIRKRQFDIVHIHNFSQFVPIVRAFNPQTKIVLHLHCEWLSDLDRATVAKRIDKADLILGCSNHIVNLIRDRFPEYRGKCQTVYNGVYSNYFVPSPNHRVAKDSNSSSQTLLFVGRISPEKGLHLLIDAFLQVVKKYPQTKLKLVGPEIVVARELLLDFSNDPRVTALEPFYTGSYLEQLKNRIPDRWRSQVEFLGGMSQEELLPYYWDADILINPSLSEALGMSLIEAMSTETPVIANKIGGMVETVEHRKTGLLVAADAKNLTDAIMELLENQSLRKSLGKAGRQRVLAKFSWQQIAASLLAYYQRLETEIVSEDSQFFSNTV from the coding sequence ATGATGAAAATAGCTTTCATCAATCAACCTTGGACGCTTGCTATTCCACCTCAAGGGAGTGATTCTACAGGTATTTGGACAGAGCAAATTTGTCGTTGTTTAAAACGCGATGCCGAGGTGTTTTTTTTCGGTCTTAAGAATAAAGATATCGAGCGATTTCTAACTTGCCACAACGGAATTTATTATTGCGGTATATCTTCTTTACCAGACAAACTATTTAAAGTTTTTCGAGTTCTGGAAAAAAAGCTTAAACTGAATTCGCATCTACCTTATTTTGCTTCACCGCTGTTTGCTCTTGGCTATATTTTGCAAGTAGCTTTGGAAATTAGAAAAAGGCAATTTGATATCGTTCACATCCATAACTTTTCGCAGTTCGTACCGATTGTGCGGGCGTTTAATCCCCAAACAAAAATAGTATTACACCTGCATTGTGAATGGTTGAGCGATTTAGATCGCGCTACAGTTGCCAAACGCATTGACAAAGCCGATCTGATTCTGGGCTGTAGCAATCATATTGTAAATTTAATACGCGATCGCTTTCCCGAATATAGAGGGAAATGTCAAACTGTATACAACGGTGTATACAGTAATTATTTTGTGCCATCACCCAACCATAGAGTAGCAAAAGATAGTAATAGTAGTTCGCAAACATTGCTGTTTGTTGGCAGAATTTCTCCCGAAAAAGGCTTGCATTTACTGATTGATGCTTTTTTACAGGTAGTCAAAAAATATCCCCAGACAAAATTAAAACTAGTAGGACCTGAAATTGTAGTTGCTAGAGAACTGTTGTTGGATTTTAGCAACGATCCTCGGGTAACAGCCTTAGAACCTTTTTATACTGGTAGTTACCTCGAACAATTAAAGAATAGAATACCCGATCGCTGGCGATCGCAAGTAGAATTTCTTGGCGGCATGAGCCAAGAAGAACTATTACCTTACTATTGGGATGCCGATATTTTAATTAATCCTTCTCTTAGCGAAGCTTTGGGCATGAGTTTAATCGAAGCCATGTCAACAGAAACACCTGTAATTGCCAATAAAATTGGTGGCATGGTAGAAACTGTCGAGCATAGAAAAACTGGCTTGTTAGTAGCGGCAGATGCCAAAAATTTAACCGATGCCATAATGGAGTTGCTAGAAAACCAATCTTTGAGAAAATCCCTGGGTAAGGCAGGTCGCCAAAGAGTATTAGCTAAATTTAGCTGGCAGCAAATTGCGGCTAGTCTCCTGGCTTATTACCAAAGACTAGAAACAGAAATTGTCTCTGAAGATTCTCAATTTTTTAGCAATACAGTTTAA
- a CDS encoding oligosaccharide flippase family protein, translated as MFRAIKSVINKIAKKTLVKNALWDLLAKIVSLAIQAVYFALITRALGTEGYGLFIGITSMAALVFPFANFGSGDILIQESSRNKRLFANYWGNGLIIIFAASVILIAIVWAIAPLLLEEGANNLAILAILITDLLGLSLFDFSAKAFMSINLIKNSSVLQTLNAFNKLIAALILYFSFKQPVLLNWAYLYLAAAVVTSAISIFWVSKTIDKPKPRLNKIKFGMQRGVHFAIGESASKINSHIDKTMLASMATLEATGIYGAAYRFIDIACVPFYAILVVSYPKFFQHGVSGIRGCLPLLKRLLPVISIYGVVIGCGCWLLAPLVPIILGAEYQEAIYTLKWLAPIPLISGLQLLLADTLTGAGFQTIRSKIQVTTAVGNGLLNLWLIPQFSWLGAAWATLASDSFRVVGLLLAVIFLYRRSVSQ; from the coding sequence ATGTTCCGAGCGATTAAAAGTGTTATCAATAAGATTGCTAAAAAAACTCTGGTCAAAAATGCTTTATGGGATCTGCTGGCGAAGATAGTTAGTTTAGCAATTCAAGCGGTTTATTTTGCCTTAATCACTCGGGCTTTAGGTACGGAAGGGTACGGTCTTTTTATCGGAATTACTTCTATGGCAGCTTTGGTGTTTCCCTTTGCTAATTTTGGCAGTGGCGACATTTTAATTCAGGAGAGTTCTCGCAACAAAAGATTATTTGCCAACTACTGGGGTAATGGACTAATAATTATTTTCGCTGCTAGTGTAATTTTGATTGCAATCGTATGGGCGATCGCGCCACTATTGCTGGAAGAAGGTGCCAATAATTTAGCAATACTGGCAATTTTAATCACCGATCTCTTGGGGCTTTCGTTATTTGACTTTAGTGCCAAAGCTTTTATGTCAATTAACTTAATCAAAAACTCGTCGGTGCTGCAAACGCTCAATGCTTTTAATAAGTTAATAGCTGCTTTAATATTGTATTTTAGCTTCAAGCAACCAGTTTTATTAAACTGGGCTTATTTATATTTAGCAGCCGCAGTAGTTACATCAGCTATAAGCATTTTCTGGGTTAGTAAAACTATCGACAAACCCAAACCTCGCCTCAATAAAATAAAGTTCGGAATGCAGCGTGGAGTTCATTTTGCTATTGGCGAGTCTGCAAGCAAAATCAACTCCCATATAGATAAAACTATGCTAGCTAGCATGGCAACTTTAGAAGCTACGGGAATTTATGGCGCAGCCTATCGTTTTATTGATATTGCCTGCGTTCCTTTTTACGCAATTTTAGTCGTATCCTATCCCAAATTTTTTCAACACGGAGTATCGGGAATTAGAGGTTGTTTGCCCTTGTTAAAGCGTTTATTGCCAGTTATCAGCATTTATGGCGTGGTTATTGGCTGTGGTTGTTGGCTGTTGGCACCTTTGGTTCCGATTATTTTAGGTGCGGAATATCAAGAAGCAATCTATACCTTGAAGTGGTTAGCACCAATTCCCTTAATTAGTGGTTTGCAGTTACTATTAGCCGATACACTTACGGGAGCGGGGTTTCAAACCATACGCAGTAAAATTCAAGTAACTACAGCAGTAGGAAATGGCTTATTAAATCTCTGGTTAATTCCTCAGTTTTCTTGGCTGGGGGCTGCCTGGGCAACTCTTGCTTCTGATAGTTTTAGAGTAGTGGGCTTATTACTGGCAGTAATATTTCTCTATCGTCGAAGTGTTTCCCAATAG
- a CDS encoding phosphatidylserine/phosphatidylglycerophosphate/cardiolipin synthase family protein encodes MWDLIESILWWLFIAFLVLSLIIFVGFYLRGAFREPLRYRVKNPPHPEAARFPLTLASISNSFVTKGVITNFWNDVSAIQQARLDAIAQAQHTIDFETFFMTPGKRADNFAAAIAERASAGVKVRLVVDSYGTKDISEKYWQRLKRSGIEISFFNPFNWKAPLDYAGRTHRKLLLIDSKFGLVGGAGISDMWDGTEKKDDAQPWLDVEMRIEGEIVSILEGVFSQHWTFDDGVANLAREKLDNLEPERENHLMLVIPGANPKIRFSPIKAFKYNSIIAARKRIWLASPYFLPDENSIDLLIAAKKTGLDVRILTTSERSDKKPVYYASYEHCGRLLKGGVEIYEFQPSMTHAKLLLIDDLWATTGSANFDPRSFSHNDELDICSAQPELVKGIKATFEKGFAQSKRITYEEWQKRSLLKHRVLGNIVDFFQWQL; translated from the coding sequence ATGTGGGACTTAATTGAATCGATTCTGTGGTGGCTGTTTATTGCTTTTCTGGTACTCAGCCTAATTATCTTCGTTGGTTTCTATCTGCGTGGTGCATTTCGCGAACCCCTGAGATATCGAGTTAAAAACCCTCCTCATCCAGAAGCTGCGCGTTTTCCTCTTACTTTAGCCAGTATTTCTAATTCTTTTGTGACTAAAGGAGTAATTACCAATTTTTGGAATGATGTCAGTGCTATTCAACAGGCTCGCTTGGATGCGATCGCTCAAGCGCAGCATACCATAGATTTTGAAACCTTTTTTATGACTCCTGGAAAACGCGCCGATAATTTTGCTGCGGCGATCGCCGAACGAGCCAGTGCAGGGGTCAAAGTAAGACTAGTAGTAGATAGTTATGGCACTAAAGACATCTCTGAGAAATACTGGCAACGTTTAAAAAGAAGCGGTATCGAAATATCTTTTTTTAACCCGTTTAACTGGAAAGCACCTTTGGATTATGCAGGACGTACCCACCGCAAGCTATTACTAATCGACAGCAAGTTTGGCTTGGTAGGAGGTGCGGGAATTTCCGATATGTGGGACGGTACGGAAAAAAAAGACGATGCTCAACCCTGGTTAGATGTCGAAATGCGTATCGAAGGAGAAATTGTTTCTATACTAGAGGGGGTTTTTTCTCAACACTGGACTTTTGACGATGGAGTAGCCAATCTTGCCAGAGAGAAATTAGATAACCTAGAGCCAGAACGAGAAAATCACCTGATGTTAGTGATACCAGGTGCCAACCCTAAAATTCGTTTTTCACCAATTAAAGCTTTTAAATATAACAGTATTATTGCGGCTCGTAAGCGTATCTGGCTGGCTAGTCCTTATTTTCTTCCCGATGAAAATTCTATCGATCTGTTGATAGCGGCAAAAAAAACTGGCTTAGATGTGCGGATTTTAACTACCAGCGAACGCAGCGATAAAAAACCCGTTTATTATGCTTCTTACGAACACTGTGGCAGATTGTTAAAAGGAGGTGTGGAAATCTATGAATTTCAGCCTAGCATGACCCATGCTAAATTGCTGCTAATTGACGATCTTTGGGCGACTACGGGTAGTGCTAATTTCGACCCTCGTAGCTTTTCTCATAACGATGAATTAGATATTTGTAGCGCACAGCCTGAATTAGTTAAGGGCATTAAAGCGACCTTTGAAAAAGGTTTTGCTCAAAGCAAGCGTATTACCTATGAAGAATGGCAAAAGCGTTCTTTATTAAAACATCGCGTGTTGGGAAATATAGTTGATTTTTTCCAGTGGCAACTTTAG
- a CDS encoding aldo/keto reductase has translation MQYRRFGRTELSMPVFSCGGMRYQYKWQDLPQSQIPAANQHNLEATIHRALELGINHIETARGYGSSEMQLGRVLPQLPRDKFIFQTKISPKPDPKEFRRQFQQSLNFLQLDYVDLLGIHGINNEIKLKQSVRPGGCWEVAKQLQQEGKVRFIGFSTHGSTEIITKTIETGLFDYVNLHWYYINQWNWSAIEAAQRQDMGVFIISPSDKGGQLYNPPQKLVELCQPLSPMMFNDLFCLSHPQVHTLSIGAARPSDFDEHLKVLPLLERASEILPPILERLEREAIAVLGEDWVRNWRIGLPNYEKTPGKINIPVILWLRNLTLAYDLLEFSQGRYNLLGNGGDWFPGAKAKRIDRRKLQSCLADSPYADKIPDLLIESDRLLGGKEVQRLSQS, from the coding sequence ATGCAATATAGGCGATTTGGACGCACGGAATTATCAATGCCCGTATTTTCCTGTGGGGGGATGAGATATCAGTATAAGTGGCAAGATTTACCGCAGTCGCAAATTCCTGCCGCCAATCAACACAATTTGGAAGCTACTATTCATCGCGCCCTCGAACTTGGCATCAATCATATCGAAACTGCAAGGGGTTATGGTAGTTCCGAGATGCAGTTAGGACGAGTTTTACCCCAACTACCCAGAGATAAATTTATCTTTCAAACCAAAATATCTCCCAAACCAGACCCTAAAGAATTTCGCCGCCAGTTTCAACAGTCTCTCAACTTTTTGCAATTAGATTATGTAGATCTACTAGGCATTCACGGGATCAATAACGAGATTAAACTCAAGCAAAGCGTTCGTCCTGGCGGCTGTTGGGAAGTTGCCAAACAGCTTCAGCAAGAAGGTAAAGTGAGGTTTATCGGTTTTTCTACTCACGGTTCGACAGAAATAATTACTAAAACTATCGAAACGGGTTTATTTGACTACGTCAATCTGCACTGGTACTACATCAATCAGTGGAACTGGTCGGCAATTGAAGCCGCACAGCGTCAAGATATGGGAGTATTTATTATTTCCCCTTCAGATAAAGGAGGACAGTTATACAATCCGCCTCAGAAGTTGGTCGAACTTTGCCAGCCACTAAGTCCCATGATGTTTAACGACTTATTTTGCCTGTCTCATCCTCAAGTACACACTCTTAGCATCGGTGCAGCCAGACCATCTGATTTTGACGAACATCTCAAAGTCTTGCCTTTACTAGAGCGAGCGTCTGAAATTTTACCGCCTATTTTAGAACGCTTAGAACGAGAGGCGATCGCCGTGTTAGGGGAAGACTGGGTACGCAATTGGCGAATTGGTCTGCCGAACTATGAAAAAACACCAGGCAAGATAAATATACCCGTAATTCTCTGGCTGCGAAATCTCACTTTAGCGTACGATCTGCTTGAGTTTAGTCAAGGGCGTTATAACCTATTGGGTAACGGCGGTGACTGGTTTCCTGGTGCCAAAGCTAAAAGGATCGATCGCCGCAAATTGCAATCGTGTTTGGCTGACAGTCCCTATGCCGATAAAATCCCCGATCTCTTAATTGAAAGCGATCGCCTGCTTGGCGGCAAAGAGGTACAGCGTCTTTCTCAAAGCTAA
- the rppA gene encoding two-component system response regulator RppA, with product MRILLVDDETELSDPLFRVLTREGYRVDVADNGRLGTELALQNHYDLLILDWMLPQKSGLEICRELRSHSLSTPVLFLTAKDTIDDRVDGLDAGADDYIVKPFELRELLARVRALLRRSANLETENSSNKLKLGDLELDLDNQIAYRQGKAIDLSTKEIELLRYFMERQDRLLTHEEIYNHLWRKNEQPSSNVLAALIRLLRRKIEIEGEERLIHTVYGKGYRFGR from the coding sequence ATGAGAATACTTTTAGTTGATGATGAAACTGAATTGAGCGATCCTCTTTTTCGAGTTTTGACTAGAGAAGGATATCGTGTAGATGTAGCCGATAATGGACGCTTGGGAACCGAGTTGGCATTGCAGAACCATTACGATCTTTTAATTTTAGACTGGATGCTGCCGCAAAAGTCTGGTCTGGAAATTTGTCGCGAACTGCGATCGCATTCTCTGTCTACTCCAGTATTATTTCTGACTGCCAAAGATACTATTGACGATCGCGTCGATGGCTTGGATGCGGGTGCGGATGATTATATAGTTAAGCCTTTTGAACTGAGAGAATTACTCGCCAGAGTAAGGGCTTTACTCCGTAGATCGGCTAATTTAGAAACTGAAAATAGCAGCAATAAACTCAAGCTAGGGGATCTCGAACTCGATTTAGATAACCAAATTGCCTATCGTCAGGGAAAAGCGATCGATCTATCTACCAAAGAAATCGAACTTTTAAGATATTTTATGGAACGTCAGGATCGCCTCCTAACCCATGAGGAGATCTATAATCATTTGTGGCGTAAAAACGAACAACCTAGCAGTAACGTTTTAGCAGCTTTAATTCGCCTGTTGCGTCGTAAAATCGAGATCGAAGGTGAAGAGCGTTTGATACATACCGTTTACGGTAAAGGATATCGCTTTGGACGTTAG
- the mtnA gene encoding S-methyl-5-thioribose-1-phosphate isomerase, with product MKINNKHYHTIWVDDENTQLIQVFDQRFFPHEIKTFDITNTDEAAFAIKEMVVRGAPLIGVTAAYGMYLGCIEAKDRSDRQGYLTQVANKLNATRPTAVNLSWAIKEIQQALSVSDDPDEKIAIALAKANQIKQDDIEVCYRIGQHGLKIIQTIAARKNRDGTKPVNILTHCNAGWLATIDWGTATAPIYQAHEAGINVHVWVDETRPRNQGANLTAFELNQQNVPHTLINDNTGGHLMQHGMVDLVLVGTDRTARNGDVANKIGTYLKALAAHDNQVPFYVALPSSTLDCSIENGVRDIPIETRDEKEVKYIQGRVNGEIKSVLLCPETTPAANYGFDVTPAKYVTGLITERGVCAASEEGIKQLFPEKF from the coding sequence ATGAAAATTAACAACAAACACTACCATACCATTTGGGTCGATGATGAGAATACCCAACTCATTCAGGTCTTCGATCAGAGGTTCTTTCCCCATGAAATTAAAACTTTTGACATCACCAACACTGATGAGGCGGCATTTGCTATTAAGGAAATGGTAGTCAGGGGCGCGCCGTTAATTGGGGTAACAGCAGCCTATGGTATGTATTTAGGCTGTATTGAAGCCAAGGATCGCAGCGATCGCCAAGGGTATTTAACTCAGGTTGCTAACAAATTAAATGCCACCCGTCCCACAGCAGTAAACCTCTCCTGGGCAATTAAAGAAATCCAGCAGGCATTATCTGTCAGCGACGATCCAGACGAAAAAATTGCCATTGCTCTGGCTAAAGCCAATCAAATAAAGCAGGATGATATTGAGGTTTGTTACCGTATCGGTCAGCATGGGTTAAAGATTATTCAAACCATCGCCGCTCGCAAAAATAGAGATGGAACTAAACCAGTAAATATCCTCACCCATTGTAACGCTGGTTGGTTAGCCACTATCGATTGGGGTACTGCCACCGCACCCATTTACCAAGCTCATGAGGCAGGTATTAACGTCCATGTTTGGGTAGATGAAACTCGTCCTAGAAATCAGGGGGCAAACCTCACGGCGTTTGAACTAAATCAGCAGAATGTACCCCATACCCTAATTAACGATAATACGGGGGGGCATTTGATGCAGCATGGCATGGTAGATCTGGTTCTCGTCGGCACAGATCGCACCGCCCGAAATGGCGATGTAGCCAATAAAATTGGTACTTATCTCAAGGCACTGGCTGCCCATGACAACCAGGTTCCTTTTTACGTTGCCTTACCTTCATCGACGTTAGATTGTTCTATTGAAAATGGCGTGCGGGATATTCCCATTGAAACCAGGGATGAAAAGGAAGTGAAATATATTCAAGGTAGAGTAAACGGGGAAATTAAGTCCGTGTTGCTCTGTCCCGAAACCACGCCAGCAGCAAATTACGGTTTCGATGTCACTCCCGCTAAATATGTGACTGGATTAATCACCGAACGGGGAGTTTGTGCTGCTTCTGAAGAGGGTATAAAACAATTGTTTCCAGAAAAATTTTAA
- a CDS encoding class II aldolase/adducin family protein, whose amino-acid sequence MNDRNLDFDEGYIKFDLTWRKQPLSIRVPTELMAWRDRFYELKQIGYYADLGIGYGNISIKTTAGILISGTQTGNIYPIGKEHFTLVTEYDLRQNRVKCLGPIKASSESMTHSAVYDADSEIKAIVHGHNLALWRILKGKVPTTAEDVPYGTPAMAEEIIRLFTKTKVKEEKIIIMAGHEEGIITFGKDLTEAGNVLLNFLQYVAE is encoded by the coding sequence ATGAACGATCGCAACCTAGACTTTGACGAAGGATATATTAAGTTCGATCTCACTTGGCGCAAGCAGCCATTATCTATTCGGGTGCCAACCGAACTTATGGCATGGCGCGATCGCTTTTATGAACTAAAGCAGATTGGTTATTATGCCGATCTTGGGATTGGTTATGGGAATATCAGCATTAAAACCACAGCAGGCATTTTAATTTCAGGAACCCAAACAGGAAATATTTATCCAATCGGGAAAGAGCATTTTACCTTAGTGACAGAGTACGATCTACGGCAAAATAGAGTAAAGTGCCTTGGACCGATTAAAGCTTCATCAGAATCGATGACTCATAGTGCGGTTTACGACGCAGATTCCGAAATTAAAGCGATCGTTCACGGTCATAATTTGGCTTTGTGGCGGATATTGAAAGGAAAAGTTCCCACTACAGCAGAGGATGTTCCCTATGGAACTCCTGCTATGGCAGAAGAAATTATTAGGCTATTTACGAAAACAAAGGTGAAGGAAGAGAAAATTATTATTATGGCAGGACATGAAGAGGGCATTATTACCTTTGGTAAAGATTTAACCGAAGCAGGTAATGTGTTGCTGAACTTCTTGCAATACGTGGCGGAATAG